The following is a genomic window from Hyperolius riggenbachi isolate aHypRig1 chromosome 4, aHypRig1.pri, whole genome shotgun sequence.
CCCCAGCCACTGCCTAATAGGTGACTGCCGAGATGGGGGTGGGCTGTGAACTTCTGTAACAGTCAAAAATGTAGTAAACCTTTTCACCATCAGAAATGTAAAATTGTGGTTGCTTCCCGCACAGCTGGGGCCCATAAGACGCCATGGATGCGCTCCCAGCGGCCTCCTGAGCACAGCACACTCATAGCAATGTAAATGAAGGACACGGGAATACTGCTTTCAAAGGTAGTGGCCTAGTTCAGGACAAATTGTATAGGAatggaccgggggggggggggggggggggggggattcgaaATAGGCTAGTTTTACATTGGAACCTTTGCATTAGTGCATTTGCTGCCAGCCAGATGTGCCAATACAATGCAATGGCAAAGCACTGTTCTACTCATTTTCAGCACATAACCATTACACAGAGGAAGTCATAAAATCTGCCCCTAAATGGAAGCAATGGCACAGTGCATTCAATGTAACCCAAAACTTTTCAATTTCTTCTGCTTAATGAAAGACTTGATGAGGGTGAGCTAAATAAATCTTTCCTAACCCAAGGATTCTTCCAGTCCCTTGCACACTTCCGAAAGGCTCAACTGTGCAGCTATCCTCTCCATAATAGTTGGCAGCTTCTATACAGGAATATTCAACGCTCatcctgcacaggatgctcctggctgcaatatttatttccttttaatcaataccagttgcctggcagctgtgatggtgtatttggctgcagaagtgtttgaataacaccagaaacaagcatgcagacaatcttgtcacatctgacaatgtcagaaacacctgatctgtaatatgcttgttcagggtctatggctaaaagtattagaggaaaaggagcagcaggttagccaggcaactggtattgtttaacctccccagCATTATAATTTCCatatttaaggtctaaaagccataactttttttcacaagcttctagaccctaaaaacaagaagaaaaacatctgcgactttccatcccgagcctgactcgagattaccgccaaggagggtaaaggggaataaatatggcagcctccatatccctcccattatagttgtactttaaagagactaaaGCGAGAACAAATCTCTCTTCAGAGCTCATaggtagcaggggcacgtgtgcccctgctaaaccgccgctatcgcgccgctaaacgggggtcccttcacctccaaacccacccccgcaatcgTTGGTCGTAAAATTGGTCGTATATttcctcttcctggaggcagggctaacagctgcagccctgcctccagtcgcgtctatcagcggcgcatcgccgcctcccctctcagtgaaggaagactgagaggggcggggagaggtggagatacgcgctgacagacgcgcgtggggcagggctgcggcggttagccctgccccaaccagaaaGCGCTCccgcgctgcaccgaggggatttgcgggtgaagggacccccgttaagccgcgggatagcggcgttttagcaggggcacacatgcccctgctatctatgaggtctgaagcgagatttattctcgcttcacactctctttaagtgaaaaaaaagtaactttaaggtTAAAAatccactaggagcaatttctaatcgctagcgattaaaaaaaaaagctcttgctaatgcaattctatgggggattttaataaaatcatatcgctcaagtgggatcacacccatagcattacattagcaagagttttcaaaatcacaaagcactcagaaaattgCTCTGAATGGGTTTTTGGACTAAAACAGTGTTTCCCAAACACGTCCTCAATGTTTTTGCAGCTAACCTAAAAGTACCCATACAGTTATACGATTTTTCGATTGATTGATCAATCAATTACAGTGTGGTTGAAGAAGTCaattgactagtggcccacacactacaaatgaGATCCTTTACAACTGTCCTTCACAAGTCGATCTGATTGATGTGACTTCATGCTctgaaatcaaaaatcaattttgtGTTGCTCAaaatcatgtgaacagtagcaAATTCCTTGTCGATTGAACAATATTTTCTGTATTGCCTGATCGAGTAAATTTGtcagtacttttccgttagccgggcacatccactaggtggcgataaaacaccAGTTACATCTTTCCTTACTATTcatagcggcctggagggggaatagtaattaacgccacctggtggTTGCGCCCAGCTAATGGAACAGTACCAATTTGTCAATTTAATTTGTTACAGTATCAGCCAATTTCCATcaatcaagtaaaaaaaaaaaaaaaaaaaaagattttccccTAAACTGATAAAAGCATTCAAATCTAATGGTTGATCATACAggaaaattgagtaatgtatggggaCCTTTACACTGGACAGGTGAGCTAATCCGTGCCTCAGAAGCATAATCTGTCATTAACCGCTTCTGGACTGTGGTAATTAAAGTATATGCACTGTTTATGACTCTTTCCCTGCCAGGGCATATATTTCAATTACCATACCACACAGCCTGCCACTACCACCGATTGTACTGCTATCCAGTTGCAGATAGCAGAGCTCTATAGCCAGTCAAGAgcgaatttcattggctcctgatcctgtgaCCCAATAGATAGCGACAGCAGACCAAACAGCCTCCAACGACTGGTGAACAATGGGTCCTTGTGGCGATTGGTCTGTAGGCTTTGTTTAtgtggggccagagactgctggtacacaagtggttaatatttactAAGCTTGCATTGCTGCTGGAAGCTGGACATAACACAAACAATATTGGAAgtaaaacaagatatagagccAAAAGTTTTActtaaaactacaaaaaaaatatgattaaTTGTACGTTGTTTAAAGAACAAAAGTTTGTTATGTAAAAATCAAAACAGATTTGGGCTAGACATAGAAAACTTCTAATCAGCAGTAATGGAGTTTTGGCCAAGTCCAAACACTTCTGTGACCAGCAGTCTTTATGCACTGTAATAGAACGTTCGAACAGGATATGGCTGAGTACGTTGGAAAACTGGCGCTGTAACTCGAGTAATGTGCACAGTATAATAAGCCATAGGGTATTCCCGCAGCACAGTTCTTGAGGCAAGCAGGCGGCACCAGCCTGCAGACACCGGCTCTGGAAGCGTGCTCACTGGGGAGTGCCAGGGCCCCTTGCTGGCTGAGCGCAGTCACACGGGCAGCATGATGAGGATGGCGGCTGCGGCGGGTGACAGGCAGCGCTCCCCCTCCCCGGGCTCAGGAATCGTCAGGCTTGTCCACAGGCGGCCCGCACGGCTGCAGCATTTTCTCCATCAGGTTGAAGCGCACGCGGGCTTTGCTCTCGTTCTCGGCCACAGCGAAGTAGTTGAGCAGATCGAAGTGGCCCATGTACGAGCAGTACGAGTCCCGGTGCTGGTTCACTAGCCACTCCCACTTGGTGGTGTCCGCGTGGCCCGTGCCGATGTACTTGGACTGCAGATGCTCTAACTGGCTGTGAATCGTGTATCTGTCAGTCATGGCGCCTCAATCGCAACACAGGCAGCCAGCAAACCGATCAATGGAAACGAGCACAGAACTTCAAGCAAGTACACAGCGGAAGTGACATAGGCGGAAGATTGGGTTGAATAAATACTTCCGGGGAGCAACGCGTGTATCAAAGTTTAGCAATTACAAAGTATGAGTGAGAAATGAGACGCAGCCACCATATTTGTATATTACCCATTGCGCAATGATATTATATAGCTTTTGTAGATAGTTTCGTGAAAGCGCCACAGGCGTCACGTGGTGGGGCGCGATGGATTGTGGGAGGAAGTGTCCTGGGCATTGCGCGCGCTGCCGCTCAGTACTTTCAGTCagtgagaggaggagggagggaagggagaccAATCACTAAGCTTCACTATAtcaaagctcccaactgtccctctttctcatttgtACCCTAACCTTTAGGAACTGATATAaagatctatataaatatatgtatttttctactggaaAATGTTTTTAATTGACTCTGAACTGTATTCTTCTAAAGtttgatgtatttcttattttccagagttaatataaaggaaaattagtaatgataaaaaggaccagtgaagtttgaataataaaattacatattttgcttttcatttttttatggtaTGCCTGGGTAGTAGTGTGGTGTGTTTTCCCTCTTTATTATATCAAGATGTTGGGAGGTATTACATAGTTGGGAAAATTTAGATGCTTATTATAGCATATTGGGAGCAGGACATGCATTCAAAGAAAGCTTGCTTTCTGAAGGCATAAAAGTTAGATACAGTACTTCAATGTATAGAGGCTTCCCTGATCTTATTCCTGCAGCTACACTGTGAAAATAATACAGACTACTACACTGTAGTAAAAATGTCTGGAAGAACTACAGAGTTTGCTTTCTCTCATCTTGTCATATTCTTAAAAATTATGGttctttattccttttatttaatTTAGTCTGCGTTCATAgtggggcgttgcgttgtaattcaatgttaaagtcacaatgcagctTAATGCAACGCAAAAGAAAGTTGGAAATACACATTAACTCTGCGTCAGTGGTGTTCCTACCATAGATCGCAGGGggtgtggcgcaccgggtgactgacagctaggggggtgtcaccagaaccccccctccccatcatctgggacccctccttctgccttcctccccctccatagattaccgGCAAGTGCAGGCTTGGCGGGGAGTCATGCGGAGAATTacctcatttccgcgttccaagcgctggagcgcaccgtcatgtcgtcacaggtctctgttttcaatgccgcccactgtgcttcctgattagcggaagcacagtgggcggcattgaaggcggagatctgtgacgacatgacgctgccagcgcttggaacgcagaagtgaggtgagtaattctctgcatGCCTCCCGCCAAGCTTACACTTGCCtgtaatctatggagggggagagaggcagaaggaggggtcccaggtgagggagggggggttctggcccccctccccgccgctgcccccactaCCCTTCCTTCTAGCGcttcttccccctcctggggcatctatacagtgggggctagctatactgggggcatttaaactaagtttactgggggcaactatactagctatactggggcaactatactaacttcactgggggcaactagctttactgggggcaactatactagcttcactgggggcagctatactgggggtaactgtacaagctacactgggggcaactgtactagctatactgggggcaactaaactaagtttactgggggcaactatactagctatactgggactactATACTGACTTCacaagggggcaactatacttgctatactgggggcaactatactggggcaactatactaacgtcactgggggcaactagcttcactggggacaactgtactagcttcactgggggcagctatactgggggcaactgtactagctatactgggggcaactgtaacagctatactgggggcaactgtaacaggtatactgggggcaactgtaacaggtatactggggcaactgtactagctatactggaggcaactgtactatctatactgggggcaactaaactaagtttactgggggcaactaaactaagtttactgggggcaactatactagctatactggggcagtggcggcgccaggggggtgctttgggtgcttaagcaccccctaaaattctccaagcaccccccagcgtgaactgactttcggcgtctaatagacgccgtgtcagttcactgacagcagcagcctgcAGCTCCGACTGcgatagagcagggctacagtaaaatg
Proteins encoded in this region:
- the SF3B5 gene encoding splicing factor 3B subunit 5, with protein sequence MTDRYTIHSQLEHLQSKYIGTGHADTTKWEWLVNQHRDSYCSYMGHFDLLNYFAVAENESKARVRFNLMEKMLQPCGPPVDKPDDS